In one window of Cellulophaga sp. HaHa_2_95 DNA:
- a CDS encoding FKBP-type peptidyl-prolyl cis-trans isomerase — translation MKNSILFLCLILFLGCNEEKENIDYVAKNEADIASYIAKNNIDATRSESGLYYRIETQGEGEQPLSNSDVTVAYKGYYLDGKVFDESDANGITFNINGVIKGWTEGIAYFNEGGSGQLFVPAHLGYGSNTYGPIPGGSVLIFDINLLKVEN, via the coding sequence ATGAAAAATAGTATCCTTTTTTTATGCCTTATCCTATTTCTAGGATGTAATGAAGAGAAAGAAAATATTGATTACGTTGCAAAAAACGAAGCTGATATCGCATCATATATCGCCAAAAATAATATAGACGCCACTAGAAGTGAATCTGGCTTATATTACCGTATTGAAACACAAGGCGAAGGGGAACAACCTTTAAGTAATTCTGATGTTACCGTTGCTTACAAAGGCTACTACTTAGATGGTAAAGTTTTTGACGAGAGTGATGCTAACGGTATTACATTTAATATTAATGGTGTCATTAAAGGATGGACAGAAGGTATTGCCTATTTTAATGAAGGTGGTTCTGGTCAATTATTTGTTCCTGCACATTTGGGCTATGGCTCTAACACATACGGTCCAATACCAGGTGGATCTGTGCTAATTTTTGATATTAATTTACTGAAAGTAGAAAACTAA
- a CDS encoding 3-oxoacyl-ACP synthase — protein MEQNLKKQLYDFCKNFADNRISRIRLNIADLKESLDSETKSSAGDKHETGRAMLQLELEKSGVQLAEAEKMAKVLDMVNIKTKTNFVGLGNLVKTNKANYFLGISAGEYKADGISVYCISSETPMGKVLFGKEKGAIVTFNTNEITINEIL, from the coding sequence ATGGAACAAAATTTAAAAAAACAGCTATATGACTTCTGTAAGAATTTTGCAGACAATAGAATATCTCGTATTCGGTTGAATATTGCAGATTTGAAAGAATCATTAGATAGTGAAACAAAGAGTAGTGCTGGTGATAAGCATGAAACGGGTAGAGCTATGCTTCAGTTAGAATTAGAAAAATCTGGAGTACAACTAGCAGAAGCAGAGAAAATGGCTAAGGTTTTAGATATGGTAAATATTAAAACTAAAACAAATTTTGTAGGCTTAGGTAATTTGGTCAAAACAAACAAAGCAAACTATTTTCTAGGCATCTCAGCAGGAGAATATAAGGCAGATGGTATTTCGGTTTATTGCATTTCTTCAGAAACACCAATGGGAAAGGTGCTTTTTGGTAAAGAAAAAGGAGCTATAGTTACCTTTAATACTAATGAAATTACAATTAATGAAATTCTCTAA